The genomic window TCACGATTGGGACTCCATGCCCAGTGTTTTTCCCATGTACGAAAAACATCTAAATTTCCGTAATTACTTTATTGGTTATTTACTCCATCCCTACGTCTCTTTGTACACAGGAAGAGGCTGTCCTGCTAAATGTACTTTTTGTCTCTGGCCCCAAACCATCGGGGGTCATCAATACCGTGCCAAAAGTCCCGAAGCAGTGGGTAAAGAGATGGCTTTAGCTAAGTCCATATGGGGTAACTCTGTCCGAGAATATTTCTTTGATGACGATACCTTTACCATTGATAAAAAGCGGGTTATTGCCATCAGTGAACATCTCAAAAAGCTTAACTTAACCTGGAGTTGTAACGCCCGTGCTAACCTAGATTATGACACCCTAAAAACCTTAAGAGATAATGGCTTACGTCTCTTATTAGTTGGGTTTGAATCGGGAAATCAAGGGGTTTTGGATGGCGTTAAAAAAGGCATTAAATTAGAAGTTGCTCGTAAGTTTATGAACAACTGTAATAAACTTGGGATTAAGGTACACGGGGCCTTTATTCTGGGGTTACCTAATGAAAGCAAAGAAACCATCGAAGATACCATTCGCTTTGCTTGTGAAGTCAGTCCCCACACCATTCAAGTGTCCATTGCGTCTCCTTATCCTGGCACAGAATTGTACAAACAAGCGCAAGAAAACGGTTGGTTTACGAACGGAGATTTAGTAGCCAGTTCCGGTATTCAAATGTCTACCTTACAATATCCTAATCTCTCTGCTTCTGAAATTGAAGATGCCGTTGAACGGATGTATCGTCGCTTCTATTTCCGTCGTCGGACGATCATTCCTATTGTCAAAGAAATGATCGTAGACCCACAAATGTTAGTGCGTCGTTTACGGGAAGGCCGGGAATTTATGGCCTATTTAAAAGAACGTCATACTCGCAGTTTAGTTAACGCTTAAACCTATCGTTATCATCAGTCGGTTGGGTGGAACGAGAGTGAAACCCAACGCGATGAAGTAGGGGTTAGGAGTTCGGAGTTCGGAGTTCGGAGTTCGGGGATATGAGGTAGGAGGAAAGAGTCAAAACCAGGGTAGAATCATTTTGTAAGGGTGATCAATAATTTAGGACTATTGATCAATAAGTCTGTAATAAGGGTCAATTATTTTTCAACAGCGATCAATAATTGTGCAATAAGCGTCAGTTATTTTTTAACAGCGATCAATGATTCAGACCGATGGATCAATGATTTTGCAATAGCGATCAATGACCCTACACTATATTAAAAGGTGGGCAAAGCCCACCCTACAGTTTAACGACGAAGGCTAAACATTATGTCACGGGGAAAAGTAGTAGGATTACCATTACTTTCTAACCGTCGACGTAACTGTTGTAATTTAGCTTCTTGTTGAGGTAAATTATCCACCAATTGATAGGGTAAAATACTTTGTTCTAGGGAAAAACTAGCTAAGGTTCCGGCTGCAGCACCCACGGACCATTCAAACCCATGTACCCGATAAGCAGCCGCCGCAATGTGACTGGTGGCAATACTTTTCCCTGATACGATCAAATTATCCACTTTTTGAGGAATTAAAGCCCTTAAAGGTATTTGTGCCGGATGAGCCCCACCGTGAGCAACACGAACCCCTGGACGTTCGCGGTTACCACGCTTTTCTGGGGGAGATAAGGCCATACAAGGATGAAAATCAATCATATAGTCAGCGACTCCCACCGAGTCAGGATAAACGGTTGCATGGGTGCGTCGGGTGATCATGTACGACGGGCGATCGTTAGCAGTGACAAATTTGGATTCTAAATCCGCAATAGTTGACCACACCAACTGATACATGGGACGAGGTAAAGAGGTGCGATAAAAATCATGCCAATAATCTTTAGTGGAAATATCGATCTCGTTAATCGCAAACCCTTGAGGATGATCGTAAGAGGATCTACCGATAATGCGTCTCCCCTCCCGAATATAAGGGTATTTGGATAACCCGTGACTGGTTCCCATAGGAGAATCTAACCCTTGCAAGAAGCGATGATTCGGATGAGGCCGTTTAACCCCATAGCCTAAACGAGAATCAGTAGTACCTGCAACTAACCAATAGTAAAACCCCTGAGAGAGTTCTTCTCCTTTGCGTAAGGCTTCTGTACGGAGTCCCCCTTTCCAACCGTCGGGTTCGAGTTGTCCCGTTTGTTCGAGTTGTCTACGACTATAAACCAAGTTATCTTGAGCGGTTCCGGGACGGTAATCATTCCCCCATACCCAGTTTTGCATGGAAATATCGCCGGGGGTGGGTTCATGAACTTTCATCGGCCCCACTCTGACAAATTTGCCTTGTTCGTTACTCCAGATGCGTCGATAGGTAAACACTAAGTCAAAATAGGCCATTCTGCGATCGCTATCATAACCGTAGTAGGGTTCGTACTGTTCATAAAAGGAGGGTTTCGTCTGGGGTTGGGGGGTGGCGGTTCGTTCCATTGCAAAGGGGTAGGTAAACCCTTGCACACAGTAGGGATCGCCATTTTCGGTGGGAGAAGAGGGGTTAAGATGACTACGGGGGTCCAGTCCTAAACGGTAGGGAACGTCTGCTAAAGCGACGATTTCACCGGTTTCTGTGGCTTCTATGACAAACCAGTCGGTGGGACTTCCTTTTTTAGATTTGGACTCGAAGCGGATAATTTTCTTGTTAAACCGTTGAGAGTTTTCGTAGCTATAAGCATCTTCAATGGTTTTAGAAAGGGGATCTTTGTTGAGGTGACCGGTTCCAGTTTTCGGGCTATGTTGAATAGCGATCGCACTTTTGATTAATTTTCCATCTTCACTTAATTCTACGTCTTTAATCACCGTAGAAGGAAACCATTTTAATGTGCCTCTTCCCCATTGTTGGGCTTCTCTTAATTGCTGATATAATAACTGATGACCATGATAGGGAAGAAAACAACTTTCACTAACCCAACATTCTCCAGGGTTTTGTCGATTGTAGAGACGGGCAATATTTCTTCTTAACGTATTGTATCCTCTGGGAAAATGTTGTTGCGATCGCTGTCGTTTTCCTTCGTCTAAAGCCGAGGTTCCTTGTGACGAAATTTGTCCCCCAACCCAATCGGTAATTTCGGTTAAACAAACGGTTTTTCCTGCCAATAAGCCCTCGTAAGCTGCAGCCGAACCTGCTAACCCCGCCCCAACGATTAATATATCACAATTAACGGTTTCGTGAGGATTACGGGAATTAGCTGACATAGGTAACGTTGTTTCTAAGCTAATTATTCCTAAAAATAAACTTGTCAAAATTCGTTTTAACGTTTTTTTTTCATGGGTTCTTTTTGGTGACAATAATTTCCCAGATTTTTCCTGATGTTTCCTGAGTCTTCCCATAATTTTTATTGAGTGTGTGAGTATAGCAAGCTAGATGATTAACTATTATGAAGATAGATAGCCAATCATTTATTTTTGTTGTGTTTGGTTCTTTAAGTCTAGGAAAAGTCTCAGCAAATACTGCAATCTTTTAAGTCTTTTTTCAGATTGTTGAACAATTATTCTGAAAGTTAACAATTATCGTGGCTAAATCAATAGTTTCTATAAATTTTTGTTGCTTTTAGCTTTTCTTAATTGATTAATCATCGTTGATTATGTAGGGTTAATTTATCATTCAACCAATTTCCCTTTCTAGTTTGTGACACTAAGTATTTAATTTAAGAGCCATACTAATATTCGTAAAAGTAAAAACTTTCTTTTTGATAATGCGTTCTCTAAATAATCCTGATAGAAAGGTAGAAAATCCATAGAATATGATAAAAATATAAATATATTTGCACAGTTTTCTTATCATTTTTACATGAATTAATTCTGTCCATTTCTAACAATTAACAGTAGCCAATCATCTTGAGAAGGCAGAGAAGGCAGGGGAAGCAGGGGGAGAAAGAAGATTACTCTACGATGATAAGCGGATTTGGTATAACAAGAAGTCTCAAACCCTCAT from Crocosphaera subtropica ATCC 51142 includes these protein-coding regions:
- the hpnJ gene encoding hopanoid biosynthesis associated radical SAM protein HpnJ, with protein sequence MKKTLFLSPPSFNGFDGAAGARYQAKREITSFWYPTWLAQPAALVPGSKLVDAPAHYQTVEDVLKIAKDYELVIMYTSTPTLPNDVKCAEAIKAQNPHTQVGLLGAHAAVLPTETLEENPVIDFVCRNEFDYTCKELAEGKPYEAIKGLSYRDKFGNIKHTEERELIHDWDSMPSVFPMYEKHLNFRNYFIGYLLHPYVSLYTGRGCPAKCTFCLWPQTIGGHQYRAKSPEAVGKEMALAKSIWGNSVREYFFDDDTFTIDKKRVIAISEHLKKLNLTWSCNARANLDYDTLKTLRDNGLRLLLVGFESGNQGVLDGVKKGIKLEVARKFMNNCNKLGIKVHGAFILGLPNESKETIEDTIRFACEVSPHTIQVSIASPYPGTELYKQAQENGWFTNGDLVASSGIQMSTLQYPNLSASEIEDAVERMYRRFYFRRRTIIPIVKEMIVDPQMLVRRLREGREFMAYLKERHTRSLVNA
- a CDS encoding FAD-dependent oxidoreductase, encoding MGRLRKHQEKSGKLLSPKRTHEKKTLKRILTSLFLGIISLETTLPMSANSRNPHETVNCDILIVGAGLAGSAAAYEGLLAGKTVCLTEITDWVGGQISSQGTSALDEGKRQRSQQHFPRGYNTLRRNIARLYNRQNPGECWVSESCFLPYHGHQLLYQQLREAQQWGRGTLKWFPSTVIKDVELSEDGKLIKSAIAIQHSPKTGTGHLNKDPLSKTIEDAYSYENSQRFNKKIIRFESKSKKGSPTDWFVIEATETGEIVALADVPYRLGLDPRSHLNPSSPTENGDPYCVQGFTYPFAMERTATPQPQTKPSFYEQYEPYYGYDSDRRMAYFDLVFTYRRIWSNEQGKFVRVGPMKVHEPTPGDISMQNWVWGNDYRPGTAQDNLVYSRRQLEQTGQLEPDGWKGGLRTEALRKGEELSQGFYYWLVAGTTDSRLGYGVKRPHPNHRFLQGLDSPMGTSHGLSKYPYIREGRRIIGRSSYDHPQGFAINEIDISTKDYWHDFYRTSLPRPMYQLVWSTIADLESKFVTANDRPSYMITRRTHATVYPDSVGVADYMIDFHPCMALSPPEKRGNRERPGVRVAHGGAHPAQIPLRALIPQKVDNLIVSGKSIATSHIAAAAYRVHGFEWSVGAAAGTLASFSLEQSILPYQLVDNLPQQEAKLQQLRRRLESNGNPTTFPRDIMFSLRR